In Falsiruegeria litorea R37, the DNA window ACATCCGAAGAATACGTTGAAGCGCTCAACACTGTAAATCTGACGCGCCCGCAGCGCACCATGGTGATGGCGTTGGCGCAGGCGGAAGCAGACGGGTTGGCAAAGGTGAAGGTTGCGGCAGCTGGCAGCTACAAATCCACGACCTCGGCAAAAAAAGCCCTAGCCAGCGCGGGTCGAATGATTGTTGAATATCTGTCGTCAGAAACAGGATCCAAGGTGCCTGCGACGAGTTTGGATGGGTTCGCGTCAATTGGTTTTTGCGGTGATGCCGAACACCAAGAGAATCCCGCGAACTGGATTTTGCACCCCGAACTTTGCGCCGCCATCCGTATCGCGACATGAGCCAAAAGAGTTATCCGTCCGCGTGATTGCCCTCTGGGGGATGGCAGCCAATTTGCTCCAACTTGATCTGGTTCAGGATGGCTGAGGCGATCGGCAGGTGACCGAACGCACCGCATTTGCGGAACGTGGCAGTTATCGGGTCGTTGGGCAGTGCCAACTTGCGTCCGTGGCGAACTTTGTTCAGAAAACCGGATCCTTAATAGATAGCATCGGCTGATCACTGGCCAACAATCGTCGACACGCCGACCAAAACCAATCCAGCGCCCAGCAGTTGAAGCGGCTTTAGGCGCTCGTTCAAAAGCATCCATGCCAGACCCATGGTGACGACCGGAAAGGCAGATGCCACGACAGCAGTCAGGGTGTCATTTGGACTGCCGTTAGTGCCCAAAAGCAGAAACAAAAGCCCGCCCGAATCCAGTGCCCCATGAACCGCGAACAGTAGCCACCATTGCGCTGAAGGGGGGAATGGAGTTTGCCGCTTGGCGAGGACAAAGATCAAGACAGTAAAAAACCCGACAACACGTCCGAACCAAAGCACTTGCGAGTCTGTGATTCCGTCGGCCGCTGACTGTAGGAACAGGATTGCTGTTCCGTATAGAATGCTTGATGCTAGGGATATGAGCACCACGATTTGCCATTTGGCGTAGCGCTTGGCCAGGCCATCGTCAGAGGCGTGATCTCTGCTGCTCCCCCCTATCAGTGCGACACCTACCAATACGCCGATAACGGAAATCCATTGCGCGGTCGTCAGGTGCTCGCCTTGGGCGACGCGAAAGATGACAATCACCAAAGGGTGTGAAGCAACGATTGGGGCGACTATGCTTATTTTGCCGACAGACATCGCATGAAAGAACAAAAGCAACGCGAATGCCATCGTGAAACCGTGCAAGCTTGCCAGCAGAATCGACCACAGTTTTGTGGGAACAAACAGCTCTGCAAATCCACCCTGAAACAGCAGGAAAACGCTCAGAACGACAGAGCTGACCAGCAACATCCCAAGAAGGGAGCGCGCTGCGCCGATGCGCGACGAGGTCTGGCTGGCTATGAAGTCGGCGACACCAAGAGACACCGCGCTAAGGCCACCCATTGCAACTGATATCATTTGTTTTCAACTCACTATGGGATTTGTGGGGGCGTTTGACCAACACGTTGTGGTCGGCTGAGTTTCGATCATGCAATCGAGCATCCATCAAAATACATTGATAAATGTCAATGTAGCCATTTTGGATGTCCGCATTTAACGATGTTAGCGCTCTGTTACCTTGGCTGGAAATGGAACCAGCTAACACATGAAAGATCCCCTGATGAGCAGCCATGGATATGAAGGTGGGCGGTTGAATTTGCCCTTTGTCGGCATCTGTACTTTTGCCAAGGGTGAATACGTGGCCGATTGGAACGCAATCGACGCAGATGTTGCGGTATTGGGCGCGCCGTACGATTTTGGATGTCAGTGGCGATCAGGGGCCCGCTTTGGTCCACGTGCGATCCGTGAAGCGTCCACACTATTCTCGTTCGGGCACGGTGGGGCTTATGATTTCGAGGACGATATCACCTATCTCCCTGCTGAGACGACCAAGATTGTCGATATCGGTGATGCCGACATAATCCATACGGATACAATAAACAGCCACGCCAATATCGAAGCCGGAGTGCGGGCAATTCTGAAGTCCGGCGCCCTGCCAGTTGTGCTTGGCGGCGACCATTCCATCAACATTCCATGCATCAATGCATTTGATGATCAGG includes these proteins:
- a CDS encoding DMT family transporter, whose amino-acid sequence is MGGLSAVSLGVADFIASQTSSRIGAARSLLGMLLVSSVVLSVFLLFQGGFAELFVPTKLWSILLASLHGFTMAFALLLFFHAMSVGKISIVAPIVASHPLVIVIFRVAQGEHLTTAQWISVIGVLVGVALIGGSSRDHASDDGLAKRYAKWQIVVLISLASSILYGTAILFLQSAADGITDSQVLWFGRVVGFFTVLIFVLAKRQTPFPPSAQWWLLFAVHGALDSGGLLFLLLGTNGSPNDTLTAVVASAFPVVTMGLAWMLLNERLKPLQLLGAGLVLVGVSTIVGQ